A stretch of the Planctomycetota bacterium genome encodes the following:
- a CDS encoding GC-type dockerin domain-anchored protein codes for MNKLAITSMLAMSGLAAAQSLELEYTVTDIGGGQFEYEFFLTPDDGWAAGMAWRWFIFGDEPRDAAGEPGETPLTDFVGDLSSLPIGPWTGYGTTGGSHNGPNLAPVLDYWTPASADETLTWKGTSTADLGQGEMLFSTIAGTLGGAVAADFAVATRIEDACLPDVDGDGELTIFDFLEFQNLFDAGDLAADFDGDGELTIFDFLEFQNLFDVGCG; via the coding sequence ATGAACAAGCTCGCAATCACGTCCATGCTCGCCATGTCCGGTCTGGCCGCGGCACAGTCGCTCGAGCTGGAGTACACCGTCACCGACATCGGCGGCGGGCAGTTCGAGTACGAGTTCTTCTTGACACCCGATGACGGCTGGGCGGCCGGCATGGCCTGGCGTTGGTTCATCTTCGGCGACGAGCCCCGCGATGCCGCCGGCGAGCCCGGCGAGACCCCGCTGACCGACTTCGTCGGTGATCTGTCATCGCTGCCCATCGGCCCCTGGACGGGCTACGGGACGACGGGCGGGAGCCACAACGGTCCGAATCTCGCACCGGTGCTGGACTACTGGACCCCCGCATCCGCCGACGAGACGCTGACCTGGAAGGGCACGTCGACCGCCGACCTCGGGCAGGGCGAGATGTTGTTCAGCACGATCGCGGGCACGCTGGGCGGCGCGGTGGCGGCCGACTTCGCCGTGGCCACGCGGATCGAGGACGCCTGCCTGCCCGATGTGGACGGCGACGGCGAGCTGACCATCTTCGACTTCCTCGAGTTCCAGAACCTCTTCGATGCGGGCGATCTCGCCGCCGATTTCGACGGCGATGGCGAACTCACGATCTTCGACTTCCTGGAGTTCCAGAACCTGTTCGACGTCGGCTGCGGCTGA
- the mnmA gene encoding tRNA 2-thiouridine(34) synthase MnmA — MTAIPQHVLDAIPTARSRKALVAMSGGVDSSVAAAAMVRAGWDVVGCFMRLGTPGESLEEAETRIHHRGCCSIGDAADARLVAAELGIPLYVCNFREDFGRIIDYFVDEYARGRTPNPCVRCNDWLKFGKLHAYARTIGASVVVSGHYARTQHRDGRSRLLRGRDRAKDQSYVLFGADPARLGEMVLPVGEFESKAAVRDAAAALGLPVASKPDSQEICFVPDDDYAGLVERRRPGLAVEGQLLTVEGRHVGTHAGQHRFTIGQRRGLGVAIGEPAYVIDRDARTNTVTIGPRERLRAASATVGEANWLGGLPPEGPVVVRYRAHGRDVRAQLRHLADAAEPGPSGRVGRFELTFDEPQLAIAPGQAAVLYDADDPDLVLGGGWIQADRRHDYRA, encoded by the coding sequence ATGACCGCGATCCCGCAGCACGTCCTGGATGCCATCCCGACCGCGCGGAGCCGCAAGGCCCTCGTCGCGATGTCCGGCGGCGTGGATTCCTCGGTCGCCGCCGCCGCGATGGTGCGGGCCGGGTGGGACGTCGTCGGCTGCTTCATGCGGCTGGGCACGCCGGGCGAATCGCTCGAGGAGGCCGAGACCCGCATCCACCACCGCGGCTGCTGCTCCATCGGCGACGCGGCCGACGCGCGGCTGGTCGCCGCCGAGCTCGGCATCCCGCTCTACGTGTGCAACTTCCGCGAGGACTTCGGCCGCATCATCGACTACTTCGTGGACGAGTACGCCCGCGGCCGCACGCCCAACCCGTGCGTGCGGTGCAACGACTGGCTGAAGTTCGGCAAGCTGCACGCGTACGCCCGGACGATCGGCGCGAGCGTGGTCGTCTCGGGCCACTACGCGCGCACGCAGCACCGCGATGGCCGATCGCGGCTGCTGCGCGGGCGCGATCGCGCCAAGGACCAGAGCTACGTGCTCTTCGGGGCCGACCCGGCGCGGCTGGGCGAGATGGTGCTGCCCGTCGGTGAGTTCGAGAGCAAGGCGGCCGTGCGGGACGCGGCGGCGGCGCTCGGCCTGCCCGTCGCCAGCAAGCCCGACAGCCAGGAGATCTGCTTCGTGCCCGACGACGACTACGCCGGCCTCGTCGAGCGGCGGCGGCCCGGGCTTGCGGTCGAGGGGCAGCTGCTGACGGTCGAGGGACGCCACGTCGGCACGCACGCCGGCCAGCACCGCTTCACGATCGGCCAGCGCCGCGGGCTCGGCGTCGCCATTGGCGAGCCGGCGTACGTCATCGATCGCGATGCGCGCACCAACACGGTGACCATCGGCCCGCGCGAGCGGCTCCGCGCTGCGTCCGCCACCGTCGGCGAGGCCAACTGGCTCGGCGGCCTGCCGCCCGAGGGGCCCGTCGTCGTGCGCTATCGCGCACACGGGCGGGACGTGCGCGCCCAGCTGCGGCACCTCGCCGATGCGGCCGAACCCGGACCCTCGGGCCGCGTCGGCCGCTTCGAGCTCACCTTCGACGAGCCGCAGTTGGCCATCGCGCCGGGGCAGGCCGCGGTGCTCTACGACGCGGATGATCCGGACCTCGTGCTGGGCGGCGGGTGGATCCAAGCGGACCGCAGGCACGACTACCGCGCGTAA
- a CDS encoding DUF1015 domain-containing protein: MPAVHPFRAVQFRAGKGDVSVHVAPPYDVLDARGKQKLLDREPANVVAIDLPHTPAKELGPPEAYSGAAGQYARWLADGTLTPTDAPAMFAYRQSFDFEGAHYQRSGMACTVETRPFGPREGGGVLPHEQTFSGPKQDRFALMEASATQFSPIFGLHADANGAATALLQRVMAERAPDMTADMGDGVTHEVWTIDDADTIAAYQSALAGEDVFIADGHHRYTTAINYLGKLTDGGADVPEDHPARRTMIVLVGMSDPGLAIGATHRVLGGMKDYDWSKLQGELGKHFDVEAVGGDANAIEAEMAARAGSGRNTLGLVDFASGQCAVATLKDGDPLADKFADKPAAWRKLDVALVQHLIVERVCEPVFNGGEPVKWAFPHSVPEVLEIGSGQETGAGGGAGFAQFAVIVRPTPLDAVRDIGAANELMPQKSTFFYPKLATGLFINPLSDNVAAAASV; this comes from the coding sequence ATGCCCGCCGTCCATCCGTTCCGCGCCGTGCAGTTCCGCGCCGGCAAGGGCGACGTCAGCGTCCACGTCGCCCCGCCGTACGACGTGCTCGACGCCCGCGGCAAGCAGAAGCTGCTCGACCGCGAGCCGGCCAACGTCGTCGCGATCGACCTCCCGCACACGCCCGCCAAGGAGCTGGGCCCGCCCGAGGCCTACAGCGGCGCGGCCGGCCAGTACGCCAGGTGGCTCGCCGATGGCACGCTGACGCCCACCGATGCGCCGGCGATGTTCGCCTACCGCCAGAGCTTCGACTTCGAGGGCGCCCACTACCAGCGCAGCGGCATGGCCTGCACCGTCGAGACCCGCCCCTTCGGCCCCCGCGAGGGCGGCGGCGTGCTGCCCCACGAGCAGACCTTCAGCGGCCCCAAGCAGGACCGCTTCGCGCTCATGGAGGCCAGCGCCACCCAGTTCTCGCCGATCTTCGGGCTGCATGCCGATGCCAACGGCGCCGCGACGGCCCTGCTCCAGAGGGTCATGGCCGAGCGTGCCCCCGACATGACCGCCGACATGGGCGACGGCGTCACGCACGAGGTCTGGACCATCGACGACGCCGACACCATCGCCGCGTATCAGAGCGCACTGGCGGGCGAGGACGTCTTCATCGCCGACGGGCACCATCGCTACACCACGGCGATCAACTACCTCGGCAAGCTCACCGACGGCGGGGCCGACGTCCCCGAGGACCACCCTGCCCGCCGCACCATGATCGTGCTCGTGGGCATGAGCGATCCGGGCCTGGCCATCGGCGCGACCCACCGCGTGCTGGGCGGCATGAAGGACTACGACTGGTCGAAGCTGCAGGGCGAATTGGGCAAGCACTTCGACGTCGAGGCCGTTGGCGGCGACGCCAACGCCATCGAGGCCGAGATGGCCGCGCGTGCCGGCTCGGGACGCAACACGCTCGGGCTGGTCGACTTCGCCAGCGGCCAGTGCGCCGTGGCCACGCTCAAGGATGGCGACCCGCTGGCCGACAAGTTCGCCGACAAGCCCGCTGCCTGGCGGAAGCTCGACGTCGCGCTCGTGCAGCACCTGATCGTCGAGCGGGTCTGCGAGCCGGTGTTCAACGGCGGCGAGCCCGTCAAGTGGGCCTTCCCGCACTCGGTGCCCGAGGTCCTGGAGATCGGCAGCGGCCAAGAGACCGGCGCGGGCGGCGGCGCGGGATTCGCCCAGTTCGCCGTCATCGTCCGGCCAACGCCGCTCGATGCCGTCCGCGACATCGGCGCGGCCAACGAGCTCATGCCCCAGAAGTCGACGTTCTTCTACCCCAAGCTCGCCACGGGCCTGTTCATCAACCCGCTGTCGGACAACGTCGCCGCGGCCGCGAGCGTCTAG
- a CDS encoding thioredoxin family protein, with protein MHDSTSEPIESNATPPRGKSPLGVVFVVAAIAIGAAILFRGFGGQAAPTPEYLPVTTDLASVDLSGDMPVVAVVTADWCGPCQKLKKDSLADEGVRTYLEGNARTVMIDGTDTNDPTVRASLEALQVTAFPSTIVLRDGKPAAMLRGYAGPEKYRGWLEANLN; from the coding sequence ATGCACGACAGCACCAGCGAGCCCATCGAGTCCAACGCGACGCCGCCCCGCGGAAAGAGCCCGCTCGGGGTGGTCTTCGTCGTCGCCGCCATCGCCATCGGCGCGGCGATCCTCTTCCGCGGCTTCGGTGGCCAGGCCGCGCCGACGCCCGAGTACCTGCCGGTGACGACCGACCTCGCGTCGGTCGACCTGTCGGGCGACATGCCCGTGGTCGCGGTCGTCACGGCCGACTGGTGCGGGCCGTGCCAGAAGCTCAAGAAGGACAGCCTGGCCGACGAGGGCGTGCGGACCTACCTCGAGGGCAACGCCCGGACGGTGATGATCGACGGCACCGACACGAACGACCCCACCGTGCGGGCCTCGCTCGAGGCGTTGCAGGTGACGGCCTTTCCGTCGACCATCGTCCTCCGCGACGGCAAGCCCGCCGCGATGCTGCGGGGCTACGCCGGACCCGAGAAGTACCGCGGCTGGCTCGAGGCCAACCTGAACTAG
- a CDS encoding phosphoribosylformylglycinamidine synthase subunit PurQ — MVRAVVIRAAGINCEAEMARGFELAGAAVDLVHVRALAADPDRLDDYALIGFPGGFSYGDDAGSGRVLSLTVRERLYPALRRAAGRGAAMLGICNGFQVLTQAGLLPGPPETSWPAEPTPATLALAENARGRYADRWVRIEVDAASPCIWTRDLADDPSGEPMLPVGHGEGRFVAEQALVDDLLRTGRAPLRYADNFNGSAGGIAGVCDASGRIFGLMPHPDRYLDWSRHPHWTRLDPGALADHSTPGLKLFRNAVEAARGAALVG, encoded by the coding sequence ATGGTGCGAGCGGTGGTCATCCGGGCGGCGGGCATCAACTGCGAGGCCGAGATGGCCCGCGGCTTCGAGCTGGCCGGGGCCGCCGTCGACCTGGTGCACGTCCGGGCACTGGCGGCCGACCCGGACCGCCTGGACGACTACGCGCTGATCGGCTTCCCGGGCGGATTCAGCTACGGGGACGACGCCGGCTCGGGCCGGGTGCTCTCGCTTACCGTCCGCGAGCGGCTGTACCCGGCGCTGCGCCGGGCGGCCGGCCGCGGGGCGGCGATGCTGGGCATCTGCAACGGGTTCCAGGTGCTCACGCAGGCGGGGCTGCTGCCCGGGCCCCCCGAGACGAGCTGGCCCGCAGAGCCCACGCCGGCGACGCTGGCGCTGGCCGAGAACGCCCGCGGCCGCTACGCCGACCGGTGGGTCCGCATCGAGGTCGACGCGGCCTCGCCGTGCATCTGGACGCGGGACCTCGCCGACGATCCGTCGGGCGAGCCCATGCTGCCGGTAGGCCATGGCGAGGGGCGATTCGTGGCCGAGCAAGCCCTGGTCGACGACCTACTCCGCACGGGCCGTGCGCCGCTGCGCTACGCCGACAACTTCAACGGCTCGGCCGGCGGCATCGCGGGCGTGTGCGACGCCAGCGGCCGCATCTTCGGGCTGATGCCCCATCCCGACCGCTACCTCGACTGGAGCCGGCACCCGCACTGGACCCGGCTGGACCCGGGCGCGCTCGCCGACCATTCCACGCCTGGGCTCAAGCTGTTCCGCAACGCGGTCGAGGCCGCCCGCGGCGCCGCGCTGGTGGGCTGA
- a CDS encoding iron-sulfur cluster co-chaperone HscB C-terminal domain-containing protein: MTGPDAFAVLGLPRRFDIDQSDIEQAYMARVASAHPDAGGGGDGPGLEALNAAREQILDDERRARLLLELLGGSAGNATLPPAFLAEIMEVREDAERAYEAGDQAAIDRWLAWARDRRSAHREEVAVLFAEADESLDSDRAGAIADVLHRWRYVERMLEQVGQPEHAPDA, translated from the coding sequence ATGACGGGCCCGGACGCCTTCGCCGTTCTCGGACTGCCTCGGCGGTTCGACATCGACCAATCAGACATCGAACAGGCCTACATGGCCCGGGTCGCGTCGGCCCATCCGGACGCCGGGGGCGGCGGCGATGGCCCAGGCCTCGAGGCGCTCAACGCGGCCCGGGAGCAGATCCTGGACGACGAGCGGCGGGCGCGGCTGCTGCTGGAACTGCTGGGCGGCTCGGCAGGGAACGCGACATTGCCGCCCGCCTTCCTGGCCGAGATCATGGAGGTCCGCGAGGACGCCGAGCGGGCCTACGAAGCGGGAGACCAGGCCGCGATCGATCGCTGGCTGGCGTGGGCACGGGACCGACGCTCGGCCCACCGCGAGGAGGTCGCCGTTCTCTTCGCAGAGGCCGACGAATCGCTGGACTCGGATCGGGCGGGGGCGATCGCCGATGTGCTCCATCGCTGGCGGTACGTCGAGCGGATGCTCGAGCAGGTCGGCCAGCCGGAGCACGCCCCCGATGCCTAG
- a CDS encoding CNNM domain-containing protein: MSGVEIAAWTALALAGLAGSAIASGLEMGVYALGRYGLETRALRGERSAVLLRGELSRTDRLLATLLVHNNLCNYLGVLGVSSLLTAGGLGAGAVLLAQSVIVAPVLLILAESVPKELFRVGADSLTYRAAPLLRALRLFYVWIGVVPLVRIAGRAMAAIIGGGGLGGSADSRQRMAVLLKDAGSADRVGDEHAMLIDRALAMGRTTVADEMLPWSAAQHVQLGASPPHVRRVLGTNPGSTVPITDAAGAVIGLAGAVDLLTGAVASPENLKPVPFVERDTPAVVAIRKMLAAGADLAVVGAPRRPVGIVTLRHLAEPLLGSEAV, encoded by the coding sequence GTGAGCGGCGTGGAGATCGCCGCGTGGACGGCGCTCGCGCTCGCCGGGCTGGCGGGGTCGGCCATCGCCAGCGGGCTGGAGATGGGCGTCTATGCGCTGGGGCGGTACGGGCTGGAGACTCGGGCGCTACGGGGCGAACGCAGCGCCGTGCTGCTCCGCGGCGAACTGTCTCGCACCGATCGGCTGCTCGCCACGCTGCTGGTGCACAACAACCTCTGCAACTACCTCGGCGTGCTGGGCGTCTCTTCGCTGCTGACGGCCGGAGGCCTGGGTGCGGGCGCGGTGCTGCTCGCCCAGTCGGTCATCGTGGCGCCGGTGCTGCTGATCCTGGCCGAGTCGGTGCCCAAGGAGCTATTCCGCGTGGGCGCTGATTCGCTGACCTACCGCGCCGCTCCGTTGCTGCGTGCGCTGCGACTCTTCTACGTGTGGATCGGCGTCGTGCCGCTGGTCCGCATCGCCGGGCGGGCCATGGCGGCGATCATCGGCGGGGGTGGGCTCGGCGGCTCGGCCGACTCCCGGCAGCGGATGGCGGTGCTCCTCAAGGACGCCGGCAGCGCCGACCGCGTCGGCGACGAGCACGCCATGCTCATCGATCGCGCGCTCGCGATGGGACGCACCACGGTGGCCGACGAGATGTTGCCGTGGTCGGCCGCCCAGCACGTGCAGTTGGGCGCCTCGCCGCCGCACGTCCGCCGGGTGCTGGGGACCAACCCCGGCTCGACCGTGCCGATAACCGACGCCGCGGGCGCCGTGATCGGGCTCGCCGGCGCGGTGGACCTGCTGACGGGCGCGGTCGCGTCGCCCGAGAACCTCAAGCCGGTGCCCTTCGTGGAGCGGGACACCCCCGCCGTCGTCGCCATCCGCAAGATGCTCGCGGCGGGGGCCGATCTGGCGGTCGTGGGCGCTCCGCGGCGGCCCGTGGGCATCGTCACGCTGCGGCACCTGGCCGAGCCGCTGCTGGGCAGCGAAGCGGTCTAG
- a CDS encoding CNNM domain-containing protein, translated as MNTPPTPTPTAGDAPGADALAADAASAGGLGVGLVVLMAGLLVLSAAASGSETALFGMTHAERSSLRRMGPASARTIDRLLGQPRRLLIAILLVNMLANVLYFAAAALLLQRAQGAVAATLAAVVPLVMIVLFGEILAKLLADSLRLRWSRTVAPVLLWFSATVGGLLLALDMLLVAPLARLLTPAEGRPGAPPGQVRDLLRSGSQRGALDDHELDLLEAIVELPTIRAREAMAPRIDLPGVEPGWSAERLAEAVRACGRPRLPVFERDPHVVSAILDAKRTIASGRPVLDAPLYVPENSRLDRVLARMAERDVRTAVCVDEHGESTGLLEASDVLRALVRLSAHGEDDIVMTGLGRWSVPARLSIASLGRYFPRELRGGVTLPPESATVAGAVLAQLGRMPEAGDAARLGGLTLEVESMRGRVIDRVLVRLDGKLDGKKVRP; from the coding sequence GTGAACACGCCCCCCACCCCCACGCCGACCGCGGGTGATGCGCCCGGCGCGGACGCGCTGGCCGCCGACGCTGCGTCCGCCGGCGGGCTGGGCGTCGGCCTCGTGGTGCTGATGGCCGGCCTGCTGGTGCTCTCGGCGGCCGCCTCGGGCAGCGAGACGGCGCTGTTCGGCATGACGCACGCCGAGCGGTCCTCGCTGCGTCGGATGGGGCCCGCATCGGCCCGCACCATCGATCGCCTGCTGGGCCAGCCTCGGCGGCTGCTGATCGCGATCCTGCTGGTCAACATGCTGGCCAACGTGCTGTACTTCGCGGCCGCGGCGTTGCTGCTGCAACGGGCCCAGGGCGCCGTCGCCGCGACGCTGGCGGCGGTGGTGCCGTTGGTCATGATCGTGCTCTTCGGCGAGATCCTGGCCAAGCTGCTGGCCGACTCGCTGCGGCTGCGGTGGTCGCGGACGGTCGCCCCGGTGCTGCTGTGGTTCAGCGCGACGGTCGGCGGGCTGCTGCTGGCGCTCGACATGCTGCTGGTGGCGCCATTGGCACGGCTGCTGACGCCGGCGGAGGGCCGGCCCGGCGCCCCGCCCGGGCAGGTGCGGGACCTGCTTCGGAGCGGCTCGCAGCGGGGGGCGCTGGACGATCACGAGCTCGACCTGCTGGAGGCCATCGTCGAGCTGCCGACCATCCGCGCCCGCGAGGCGATGGCGCCCCGCATCGATCTGCCGGGCGTCGAGCCGGGGTGGTCCGCGGAGCGGCTGGCCGAAGCGGTGCGGGCGTGCGGGCGGCCGCGGCTGCCGGTGTTCGAGCGCGACCCGCACGTGGTCAGCGCGATCCTGGACGCCAAGCGGACCATCGCCTCGGGCCGGCCGGTCCTCGATGCCCCTCTGTACGTGCCCGAGAACTCGCGGCTCGACCGCGTGCTGGCGCGGATGGCCGAGCGGGACGTACGCACGGCGGTGTGCGTCGACGAGCACGGCGAGAGCACGGGGCTGCTGGAGGCCTCCGACGTGCTGCGGGCGCTGGTGCGGCTGTCGGCGCACGGCGAGGACGACATCGTGATGACCGGGCTGGGCCGCTGGAGCGTGCCGGCGCGGCTCAGCATCGCCTCGCTCGGCCGCTACTTCCCGCGGGAACTCCGCGGCGGGGTGACGCTGCCTCCCGAGTCGGCGACGGTGGCGGGCGCGGTGCTCGCCCAGCTCGGCCGCATGCCCGAGGCGGGCGACGCCGCGCGGCTCGGCGGGCTGACCCTCGAGGTCGAGTCGATGCGCGGCCGCGTGATCGATCGCGTGCTCGTCCGCCTCGATGGAAAGCTCGACGGAAAGAAGGTGCGGCCGTGA
- a CDS encoding aspartate/glutamate racemase family protein has protein sequence MPSHHVGIVAVSPEGAALAYRQFHRHASRLSATQTRPTVTLHGEPFDAYLECIAAHDWEGVGLLLRRSAEALAAAGAGFCLTPDHLVQHAVQLAESGSPIPWLTMAQLLADEVHGDGRTSVGILGTKLVTNGSAYQTHLGLRGVKVMKPSAEDVDVVDSIIFQELVRGVMNEASRRRLEDVMASFADRGAEAIVLASSEVPLLLSPVSCPLPVYDPGEIQMVTAVRMAAGQVAA, from the coding sequence GTGCCATCGCACCACGTCGGCATCGTTGCGGTCAGCCCCGAGGGCGCCGCCCTGGCCTACCGCCAGTTCCACCGCCACGCATCCCGGTTGTCGGCAACCCAGACGAGGCCCACGGTCACGCTGCACGGCGAGCCCTTCGACGCGTACCTCGAGTGCATCGCCGCCCACGACTGGGAGGGCGTCGGCCTGCTGCTCCGCCGCTCGGCCGAGGCGCTCGCCGCCGCCGGAGCGGGCTTCTGCCTCACGCCGGACCACCTGGTACAGCACGCCGTCCAGCTAGCCGAATCGGGCAGCCCCATCCCCTGGCTGACGATGGCCCAGCTGCTGGCCGACGAGGTCCACGGCGACGGCCGCACCTCGGTGGGCATCCTGGGCACCAAGCTGGTGACCAATGGGTCGGCCTATCAGACCCATCTCGGGCTGCGGGGCGTCAAGGTGATGAAGCCCAGCGCCGAGGACGTCGACGTAGTGGACTCCATCATCTTCCAGGAGCTGGTCCGGGGCGTGATGAACGAGGCCTCCCGCCGGCGGCTGGAGGACGTGATGGCGTCCTTTGCCGATCGCGGGGCGGAGGCCATCGTCCTGGCTTCCAGCGAGGTGCCGCTGCTGCTCTCCCCGGTGAGCTGCCCCCTGCCGGTGTACGACCCCGGCGAGATCCAGATGGTGACCGCCGTGCGGATGGCCGCCGGCCAGGTGGCCGCCTGA
- a CDS encoding response regulator, with product MKILLVDDSKTMRNIQKSVLTQLGYTSIEEACDGQDALSKVRAFAPELLLVDWNMPNMDGLSFVKAFRETDATTPVIMVTTEAEKARVIEAIKAGVNNYVVKPFTPDLLAQRIQETLEKCSVA from the coding sequence ATGAAGATCCTGTTGGTCGACGACTCGAAGACGATGCGGAACATCCAGAAGTCGGTGCTGACGCAGCTGGGCTACACCAGCATCGAGGAGGCCTGCGACGGCCAGGATGCGCTCAGCAAGGTCCGCGCCTTCGCGCCCGAGCTGCTGCTCGTGGACTGGAACATGCCCAACATGGACGGCCTGAGCTTCGTGAAGGCCTTCCGTGAGACCGACGCGACCACGCCCGTGATCATGGTGACCACCGAGGCCGAGAAGGCCCGCGTCATCGAGGCCATCAAGGCCGGCGTGAACAACTACGTGGTCAAGCCGTTCACGCCCGACCTGCTGGCGCAACGCATCCAGGAGACGCTGGAGAAGTGCTCCGTCGCCTAG
- a CDS encoding chemotaxis protein CheX codes for MPPHRADIQGMPRLPEISADPELVQPFVSSVQHVFATMLQLPVEVGEPSIKGGDAAEHGVSAVIGLRGECEGSVSLGFSEESAVRIVSLFVGREPDFGSADFVDALGELANMVVGGAKSRIEGRRTTITLPRVVLGPTHAASSREDTPAIELPCGSDCGGFTIEIAIRDRTAGQREGQTAAAPAARA; via the coding sequence ATGCCGCCGCACCGAGCCGACATCCAGGGGATGCCCAGACTTCCCGAGATCTCGGCGGATCCCGAGCTGGTCCAGCCGTTCGTGTCCAGCGTGCAGCACGTGTTCGCGACGATGCTGCAGCTGCCCGTCGAGGTCGGCGAGCCGTCGATCAAGGGGGGGGACGCGGCCGAACACGGAGTGTCGGCGGTTATCGGGCTTCGCGGGGAGTGCGAGGGCTCGGTGTCCCTCGGATTCAGCGAGGAATCGGCCGTCCGCATCGTGTCGCTGTTCGTGGGTCGGGAGCCGGACTTTGGCTCGGCGGACTTCGTCGACGCCCTCGGCGAGCTGGCGAACATGGTCGTCGGGGGCGCCAAGTCCCGCATCGAGGGCCGAAGAACGACGATCACGCTGCCGCGGGTGGTGCTCGGGCCGACCCACGCGGCGTCGTCCCGCGAGGACACGCCGGCGATCGAACTGCCGTGCGGCAGTGATTGCGGCGGGTTTACCATCGAGATCGCGATCCGCGATCGGACCGCGGGGCAGCGCGAGGGCCAGACGGCGGCCGCCCCGGCGGCCCGCGCCTAG